Proteins encoded together in one Streptomyces rubradiris window:
- a CDS encoding nuclear transport factor 2 family protein has protein sequence MNTTEIVERYYALANAGDWDPWCDLFAEDQTMDEQLAGHVEGRETLREMMKGFPDMYAEFANRPVHTVVQGDQAAVVSHISARTHSGVAVEADVCNYFQVADGHIVYMTNVHDTVPFAPVTGK, from the coding sequence ATGAACACCACGGAGATCGTGGAGCGCTACTACGCCCTCGCCAACGCCGGCGACTGGGACCCCTGGTGCGACCTGTTCGCCGAGGACCAGACCATGGACGAGCAGCTCGCGGGCCACGTCGAGGGGCGCGAGACGCTGCGCGAGATGATGAAGGGCTTCCCGGACATGTACGCCGAGTTCGCCAACCGGCCCGTCCACACCGTGGTCCAGGGCGACCAGGCGGCGGTCGTGTCGCACATCTCGGCGCGTACGCACAGCGGCGTGGCCGTCGAGGCCGACGTGTGCAACTACTTCCAGGTCGCCGACGGTCACATCGTCTACATGACGAACGTCCACGACACCGTGCCGTTCGCCCCCGTCACCGGGAAGTGA
- a CDS encoding VOC family protein yields MTAPVTARWSHVGLNCADQDATEEFYTRWFGFRRARVIEDDDVRVVFLRSGDVYLELFRSANPPLLTSGDDGPDHPGIARHLAFQVDDVDAFWREAEGELTLSLGPLAFDSVIPGWKTIWVTDPDGVVVEVSQGYRDQTPAELAAYS; encoded by the coding sequence ATGACCGCACCGGTTACCGCCCGCTGGTCCCACGTGGGGCTGAACTGCGCCGACCAGGACGCGACCGAGGAGTTCTACACCCGCTGGTTCGGCTTCCGCCGCGCCCGGGTCATCGAGGACGACGACGTCCGCGTGGTCTTCCTGCGCAGCGGCGACGTCTACCTGGAGCTGTTCAGGTCGGCGAACCCCCCGCTGCTCACCTCGGGCGACGACGGACCCGACCACCCCGGCATCGCCCGCCACCTCGCCTTCCAGGTCGACGACGTGGACGCGTTCTGGCGGGAGGCCGAGGGCGAACTGACGCTCTCGCTCGGGCCGCTGGCGTTCGACTCCGTCATCCCCGGCTGGAAGACGATCTGGGTCACCGACCCCGACGGGGTGGTGGTGGAGGTCAGCCAGGGCTACCGGGACCAGACGCCCGCGGAGCTGGCCGCGTACTCCTGA
- a CDS encoding cation:proton antiporter regulatory subunit has translation MHVDVNEVLLPGVGLRYEFVNHEGDRIGVIAQRSGDFEVVVYPGDDPDEARPVVRLTSEEADTLAEILGAPRIAERFADLTREVPGLSAGQVEVRHESPFAGRALGDTRTRTRTGASVVAVVRCDGVIASPGPRQMLQAGDVLVLIGTRDGIADAQRIIQG, from the coding sequence ATGCACGTGGACGTCAACGAGGTGCTGCTGCCCGGTGTCGGGCTCCGGTACGAGTTCGTCAACCACGAAGGTGACCGGATCGGCGTGATCGCGCAACGTTCGGGGGACTTCGAGGTGGTCGTGTATCCCGGCGACGATCCCGACGAGGCACGCCCCGTCGTGCGACTCACCAGTGAGGAGGCCGACACCCTCGCCGAGATCCTCGGCGCCCCGCGCATCGCGGAACGCTTCGCCGACCTGACCCGCGAAGTGCCCGGCCTGAGCGCCGGGCAGGTCGAAGTGCGGCACGAAAGCCCGTTTGCCGGCCGCGCCCTGGGCGACACCAGGACGAGAACCCGCACCGGCGCCTCGGTCGTGGCCGTCGTCCGCTGCGACGGCGTCATCGCCTCGCCCGGTCCACGTCAGATGCTGCAGGCCGGAGACGTCCTCGTGCTCATCGGCACCCGCGACGGCATTGCCGACGCCCAGCGCATCATCCAGGGCTGA
- a CDS encoding HypC/HybG/HupF family hydrogenase formation chaperone: MCLGIPGRVIDARDEAGVRMATVDFGGVRRDACLEYTPEAGIGDYVIVHVGFAITQVHEAEAQRTLAVLRAMGGVEDELGEPLP; the protein is encoded by the coding sequence GTGTGTCTGGGCATCCCAGGACGCGTGATCGACGCCCGCGACGAGGCCGGCGTGCGGATGGCGACCGTCGACTTCGGCGGCGTGCGCCGGGACGCCTGCCTGGAGTACACCCCCGAAGCTGGCATCGGGGACTACGTGATCGTCCACGTCGGATTCGCCATCACCCAGGTGCACGAGGCCGAGGCTCAGCGCACCCTCGCGGTGCTGCGCGCCATGGGCGGCGTGGAGGACGAGCTGGGGGAGCCGCTGCCATGA